A window of the Sneathiella sp. P13V-1 genome harbors these coding sequences:
- a CDS encoding ATP-binding cassette domain-containing protein, with protein MTSILPIKLENISLRRKAKHILGPIDWEVSGRGVTMLMGPNGAGKSSLLKMIHGLEPIREGKIVWPSNATDFREQQSFVFQSPIIMRRTVFENLIYPLRLRKISPDERTKRGEFWLERIGLADMRNADAMYLSGGEKQKLALARALIIKPQLLFLDEPTANLDGGSTFLIEKIIKEIADQDVRVIMSTHDLMQGKRLADEVVFLNKGNIVEISPGTEFFENPRSDLAKRFLDGEILI; from the coding sequence GTGACGTCAATTTTACCGATAAAGCTGGAAAATATCTCCTTAAGGAGAAAAGCAAAACACATACTTGGGCCTATTGACTGGGAAGTTTCCGGGCGTGGCGTTACCATGTTGATGGGCCCCAATGGTGCCGGAAAATCTTCGCTGCTAAAAATGATCCATGGTTTGGAGCCGATACGCGAGGGAAAAATAGTCTGGCCATCAAATGCGACGGATTTCCGTGAACAACAATCCTTTGTCTTCCAGTCCCCAATAATCATGCGAAGGACCGTATTTGAAAACCTGATTTATCCGCTCAGACTTCGAAAAATCTCTCCTGATGAGAGAACTAAACGAGGGGAGTTTTGGCTGGAACGAATTGGCCTTGCCGATATGAGAAATGCGGATGCAATGTATCTTTCAGGCGGCGAGAAGCAGAAACTTGCATTGGCCCGCGCACTTATCATCAAACCGCAATTACTATTTCTGGATGAGCCGACAGCAAATCTGGATGGCGGATCTACTTTTCTGATTGAAAAGATTATCAAGGAGATCGCGGATCAAGATGTACGTGTCATTATGTCGACACATGATTTGATGCAAGGCAAACGCCTGGCGGATGAAGTAGTATTTTTAAATAAAGGGAATATAGTAGAAATAAGTCCCGGTACTGAGTTTTTTGAAAATCCCCGATCGGATCTTGCAAAAAGATTCTTAGACGGAGAAATATTAATATGA
- a CDS encoding ABC transporter permease — protein sequence MNDILGGVLEAFRLLVTLDEDLIEISMRSMQVTFTAVFIASVIGLPLGAWLAVARFRYRRFSIALLNALMGLPPVVVGLFVYVVLSRSGPFGVLDLLFTPTAMIVAQVIIVTPIIASISHQVLRELWFSYHDLLISIGATKWQRMLALLKDGRRGLLTATLTGFGRAVGEVGAIMIVGGNIDHLTRVLTTAIALEVGKGDFPLAIGLGIVLISLALIVNLSIHLLSRTERGATW from the coding sequence ATGAATGATATTTTAGGGGGAGTACTTGAGGCCTTCAGGTTGCTGGTGACGCTGGATGAGGATCTTATTGAAATATCAATGAGATCCATGCAGGTTACTTTTACGGCTGTTTTCATTGCCTCTGTTATTGGACTGCCTTTAGGGGCATGGCTTGCCGTTGCCAGATTTAGGTATCGCAGGTTCTCTATCGCGCTATTGAACGCTTTAATGGGATTGCCGCCAGTAGTGGTGGGGCTTTTCGTTTATGTGGTGTTATCCAGATCAGGCCCATTTGGTGTGCTGGATTTACTGTTTACGCCAACCGCGATGATTGTTGCCCAGGTCATCATTGTAACCCCGATAATAGCTTCCATATCCCATCAGGTTTTAAGGGAATTGTGGTTCTCCTATCATGATCTATTGATTTCCATCGGTGCTACGAAGTGGCAACGAATGTTGGCACTTTTGAAGGATGGGCGTCGTGGCCTTTTAACAGCCACCCTGACAGGATTTGGGCGGGCTGTTGGTGAGGTGGGCGCGATTATGATTGTCGGCGGGAATATCGACCACTTAACGCGTGTGCTGACCACTGCTATTGCACTTGAGGTTGGAAAAGGTGATTTCCCGCTGGCCATTGGTCTTGGGATTGTTCTGATTTCCCTTGCGCTGATCGTAAATCTGTCTATCCACCTCTTGTCCCGAACAGAAAGAGGGGCAACCTGGTGA
- a CDS encoding DUF1499 domain-containing protein produces the protein MLQLFIYGIISLLILLVLLRLTPIWDNILSAPAASKTDFSTLKAPNKPNWFLLCDTEVCQNTKPNGQPPIFELSATDLKGRFEKFILENSNAKVRLDESDQIEILDRTSLVRWPDIISVKFVGLEGGKSILYIYSRSIYGHSDLGANQARVTKWLQAISE, from the coding sequence ATGCTGCAACTTTTCATCTACGGGATCATTTCCCTGCTCATTTTGCTTGTGTTACTAAGGCTGACCCCTATATGGGATAACATTCTGTCCGCGCCAGCAGCTTCCAAAACCGACTTTTCAACATTGAAGGCACCTAACAAACCGAACTGGTTTTTACTCTGTGATACAGAGGTTTGCCAAAACACAAAACCAAATGGGCAGCCGCCCATATTCGAGCTTTCCGCGACTGACTTGAAAGGACGGTTTGAAAAATTCATTCTGGAAAACAGCAACGCAAAAGTCCGCTTGGATGAAAGTGACCAGATTGAAATTCTTGACCGCACCTCACTCGTCCGTTGGCCAGATATCATTTCAGTAAAATTTGTCGGCTTAGAAGGAGGCAAATCCATACTGTATATCTACAGCCGTTCCATCTATGGTCACTCTGATTTAGGCGCTAATCAGGCACGCGTTACGAAATGGCTGCAAGCTATTTCAGAATAA